One window of the Micropterus dolomieu isolate WLL.071019.BEF.003 ecotype Adirondacks linkage group LG08, ASM2129224v1, whole genome shotgun sequence genome contains the following:
- the LOC123974670 gene encoding oviduct-specific glycoprotein-like — translation MIFFLVSASSSRLVCYYNSLAESRTGNGRLTVSDIDPNQCTHLIYGFSVINNQHQLVPSSETDIQRYQSFTELKTKNPLLKTLLAVGGLTFDTQKFRTMVSARNRATFIQSAITLLRENGFDGLNLDWRLPRGARCQKQDKRRFTLLCKELKEAFEEEATKANRDRLIITASVSAEKATIRACYEVAQIATYLDFINVLTFDFHGPWENVTGHHSPLYRGSHDTADKLYSNTDSAMQYWRDQGALTQKLNLGIAAYGRVFSLSSASTDVGAPVSGAGVAGYYTGEDGFWASYETCLYVEDVKIHLITDQRVPYATKNNQWVGFDNKNSLDTKVNYLKTNNFGGAFVWSLDLDDFSGQFCKQGNYPIISHLHTLLVPAPISTPPLTTSPPTTSIPLTTTPPLTTTIPITTPPLTTTIPITTPPLTTTIPITTPPLTTTIPITTPPLTTIPLTTTAPTTTPPTTTPPTTTTPPTTTPPTTTTPPTTTTPPTTTSPPTTTTPPTTTTPPTTTSPPTTTTHPTTTTPPTTPPTTTTLPTTPPTTTPPTTTTPPTTTTPPTTPPTTTTQPTTTTPPTTTPPTTTTPPTTTTPPTTTSPPTTTTPPTTTTPPTTTTPPTTTTPPTTTTPQTTTPPTTTPPTTPTPTTTPPTTTTPPTTPPTTTTPPTTTTPPTTTTPPTTTTPPTTPPTTTTLPTTPPTTIHPTTTPPTTTTPPTTTPATTTTPPTTTTTERGPQLPSLYNSHNYNSPHHNNSSYYNCPHHNNSSYYNSPHHICPYYINSLHHNSPYHNSSSYYVNSPHHNSSYHNSSSYYVNSPYHNSHNYPTHYHNHNYPYYNKNVHYHNISHHYNKNAHHHKNILNYNHKISHHYYKNHYNPHHQNNPNNFPCYNHKNHNQISHHYHHQKNSHHDKNLY, via the exons ATGATTTTCTTCCTTGTCTCAGCCTCTTCCTCCAGGCTGGTGTGTTACTATAACAGCTTGGCAGAAAGCAGAACGGGAAACGGGAGATTGACGGTGTCAGATATTGATCCGAACCAGTGTACCCATCTGATCTATGGCTTTTCAGTCATTAACAATCAACATCAATTGGTCCCCAGCAGTGAAACTGACATACAACGCTATCAGTCCTTTACTGAACTCAAAACAAA AAATCCACTGCTCAAAACCCTGTTAGCGGTTGGTGGCCTGACCTTTGACACACAAAA ATTCCGTACAATGGTGTCAGCACGAAACAGAGCAACGTTCATCCAGTCTGCTATCACACTACTGAGAGAAAATGGGTTTGATGGGCTAAACCTTGACTGGAGACTCCCTAGAGGAGCTAGATGCCAAAAACAGGACAAGAGGAGGTTCACACTGCTATGCAAG GAGCTCAAAGAGGCCTTTGAGGAAGAGGCAACAAAAGCTAACCGTGACAGATTAATCATCACTGCTAGTGTCTCTGCGGAGAAAGCAACCATCCGTGCCTGTTATGAAGTTGCACAGATTGCCAC GTACCTGGATTTCATTAATGTACTGACATTTGACTTTCATGGCCCCTGGGAAAATGTCACAGGACATCACAGCCCCTTATACAGAGGATCCCATGACACTGCAGACAAACTCTACTCTAACACT GACTCTGCCATGCAATATTGGCGGGACCAGGGAGCACTCACTCAAAAGCTAAACCTGGGTATAGCTGCCTATGGGCGAGTCTTTAGCCTCTCCTCTGCTTCCACTGATGTTGGAGCACCAGTCAGTGGTGCTGGGGTGGCAGGCTACTACACCGGTGAAGACGGATTCTGGGCCTCTTATGAG ACTTGTCTTTATGTTGAAGATGTTAAAATCCACTTGATAACTGATCAGAGAGTTCCATATGCCACTAAAAATAATCAGTGGGTTGGATTTGACAACAAAAACAGCCTTGATACTAAG GTCAATTACCTAAAAACTAACAACTTTGGAGGAGCCTTTGTCTGGTCACTGGACCTGGATGACTTTAGTGGACAATTCTGTAAACAGGGTAATTACCCTATTATCAGCCACCTGCATACTCTCCTGGTTCCAG CTCCCATTTCAACACCTCCCCTGACTACAAGTCCTCCAACTACATCAATTCCCCTCACGACAACACCTCCCCTCACCACAACAATTCCAATTACAACACCTCCCCTCACCACAACAATTCCAATTACAACACCTCCCCTCACCACAACAATTCCAATTACAACACCTCCCCTCACCACAACAATTCCAATTACAACACCTCCCCTCACCACAATTCCCCTCACCACAACTGCCCCTACGACAACACCACCTAccacaactccacctaccacaaccaCGCCCCCTACAACAACGCCCCCTACCACAACCACTCCACCTACAACAACAAC TCCCCCTACTACAACATCACCACCTACCACCACAACACCACCTACCACcacaactccccctaccacCACATCACCACCTACCACCACAACTCACCCTACCACCACAACTCCGCctacaactccacctaccacaacaactctacCTACAACTCCACCAACCACAACTCCtcctacaacaacaacaccacctaccacaacaacgccccctacaactccacctaccacaaccaCTCAACCTACCACAACAACGCCCCCTACCACAACACCACCTACCACcacaactccccctaccacCACAACACCCCCTACCACCACATCACCCCCTACCACCACAACACCACCTACCACcacaactccccctaccacCACAACACCACCTACCACCACAACTCCGCCTACCACAACCACTCCACAaacaacaactccccctacgACCACTCCACCCACAACTCCAACCCCGACAAccactccacctaccacaacaacgccccctacaactccacctaccacaaccactccacctaccacaacaacgcCCCCTACCACcacaactccccctaccaccacaactccccctacaactccacctaccacaacaactctacCTACAACTCCACCGACCACAATTCACCCGACAACAAcaccacctaccacaacaactccccctacaacaactccagctactacaacaactccacctaccacaacaac AACAGAGAGGGGACCCCAACTCCCCTCCCTATACAACTCCCACAACTACAACTCCCCTCACCACAACAATTCCTCCTACTACAACTGCCCTCACCACAACAATTCCTCCTACTACAACTCCCCTCACCACATCTGCCCCTACTACATCAACTCCCTTCACCACAACTCCCCTTACCACAACAGTTCCTCTTACTACGTCAACTCCCCTCACCACAACTCCTCTTACCACAACAGTTCCTCTTACTACGTCaactccccctaccacaacTCCCACAACTACCCCACCCACTACCACAACCACAACTACCCCTACTACAACAAAAATGTCCACTACCACAACATCTCCCACCACTACAACAAAAACGCCCACCACCACAAAAACATCCtcaactacaaccacaaaatCTCCCACCACTACTACAAAAACCACTACAACCCTCACCACCAAAACAACCCGAACAACTTCCCCTGCTAcaaccacaaaaaccacaaccaAATCTcccaccactaccaccaccagaAAAACTCCCACCACGACAAAAACCTCTACTAA